One segment of Setaria viridis chromosome 4, Setaria_viridis_v4.0, whole genome shotgun sequence DNA contains the following:
- the LOC117854209 gene encoding uncharacterized protein, with the protein MAFVRYRALPRGELTVEEFRAWLAQFDADRDGRISREELQHALQSLNVWFAWWKARGGVRAADANRDGGVAGEEEVARLFAFAQRNLHAKLTQLGYY; encoded by the coding sequence ATGGCGTTCGTGCGGTACCGGGCGCTGCCGAGGGGGGAGCTGACAGTGGAGGAGTTCCGGGCGTGGCTGGCGCAGTTCGACGCCGACCGCGACGGGCGGATCAGCCGGGAGGAGCTCCAGCACGCGCTGCAGAGCCTCAACGTGTGGTTCGCGTGGTGGAAGGCGCGGGGCGGGgtgcgcgccgccgacgccaaccgcgacggcggcgtcgccggggaggaggaggtcgcccGGCTCTTCGCCTTCGCGCAGAGGAACCTCCACGCCAAGCTCACCCAGCTCGGGTACTACTGA